One Diospyros lotus cultivar Yz01 chromosome 1, ASM1463336v1, whole genome shotgun sequence genomic window carries:
- the LOC127802254 gene encoding uncharacterized protein LOC127802254, which yields MEAPLHRRWIDNWCMPRRGEITPEFYAGVDEFIQLASSQESFIRLGVLKCPCIKCECLKFKLVNEVKRDLCKHGFMKGYYYWTNHGEEMPIMPQNVIVNEYYRQDNFRDQFNPYEQMVMDAAGPSHAPATMQGAFSESGYQSYNIEEPPNENVKAFYEMLSAAQSPLYSGCDAESELSAAVRMLSIKSYYNMPEGCYNEIMQFMQHTMSTGNRVPDDFYHTKKLVSKLGLGCQKIDCCPNSCMLYYKDDQFERSYKFCSHPRFKSARSSTGKFKEIPFKRMWYLPLIPRLQRIYASTITVSNMRWHYENRREFGVLSHPSDGEAWKYFDRTHPDFSADPRNVRLGLCVDGFTPYGQSGRPYSCWPVIVTLYNLPPGLCLKREFMFLTVIIPGPSNPKSKIDVFLQPLIDELKLLWHEGVLTYDISTKQNFMMKAALL from the coding sequence atggaagctCCGTTGCATCGTCGATGGATTGATAATTGGTGTATGCCAAGAAGGGGTGAGATCACTCCTGAATTTTATGCTGGTGTTGATGAGTTTATTCAACTTGCATCTTctcaagaaagtttcataagGCTAGGAGTGTTGAAATGTCCTTGTATAAAATGTGAGTGTTTGAAGTTTAAACTAGTTAATGAGGTGAAAAGGGATCTTTGTAAGCATGGGTTTATGAaagggtattattattggacgaacCATGGGGAAGAAATGCCAATAATGCCTCAAAATGTTAttgtaaatgaatattatagacaAGATAATTTTAGAGATCAGTTTAATCCGTATGAgcaaatggtaatggatgcagCAGGACCGTCACATGCGCCTGCTACAATGCAAGGAGCGTTTAGCGAAAGTGGTTATCAGTCGTACAATATTGAGGAACCACCTAATGAAAATGTAAAAGcattttatgagatgttatctgCTGCACAATCCCCATTATACTCGGGTTGTGATGCAGAGAGTGAACTTTCTGctgcagttaggatgttgagcATTAAATCTTATTACAACATGCCTGAAGGttgttataatgaaatcatgcagtttatgcaacATACAATGTCAACTGGTAATCGTGTGCCCGATGACTTTTATCATACTAAAAAGTTGGTTTCTAAGCTTGGACTTGGTTgtcagaagattgattgttgtccaaatagttgtatgttatattataaggatGATCAATTTGAGAGGAGTTATAAGTTTTGTAGTCATCCTCGTTTTAAGTCTGCAAGAAGTAGCAcaggaaaatttaaagaaattccttTTAAGAGAATGTGGTATTTGCCTCTCATACCAAGATTGCAAAGAATCTATGCTTCAACCATTACTGTTTCGAACATGAGGTGGCACTATGAAAATCGGAGAGAGTTTGGGGTATTGTCTCACCCGTCTGACGGTGAAGcatggaaatattttgatcGGACACATCCTGACTTCTCTGCTGATCCTAGAAATGTAAGGCTTGGTTTGTGTGTAGATGGGTTCACTCCATATGGTCAATCGGGTCGCCCGTACTCTTGTTGGCCAGTAATTGTGACTCTATATAATTTGCCTCctggattatgtttgaaaagagagtttatgtttttaacggTTATTATTCCGGGTCCTTCAAATCCCAAAAGTAAGATAGACGTATTTTTACagcctttaattgatgaattgaaattgcTTTGGCACGAAGGAGTGTTGACTTATGACATATCTACAAAGCAAAATTTTATGATGAAAGCAGCTCTGTTGTGA